One Sphingobacteruim zhuxiongii DNA window includes the following coding sequences:
- a CDS encoding ATP-binding protein, with amino-acid sequence MPQEDKYLIERTNRNKSIRNILLISTIGLFIAFLIFFISSFIQYRSIQTRIERIYSSINTDQNSFVTLLTKFNDAENHFRQYSINYDSADFSDYNKNLVYLKNSVDSLRKVREVEEIIDRNNSKDSVSYSQLLPKYHELTKNIDSLISTANTLDSFHKTAINNSLFNFPQGSISVIAALAKTPKVVINRKPLLQRIFQSKRDTLYLEEDVISEDTKKSLSKSYSKIQTESELRAQGKLDEIKTHFTDLRQKERLLLADNFTLLHATNQQIRYIHDQRIKFQREKSDQELSTLIANTDTFKWQIIISLTFVFIVICILVYYQFFTNYYEQMLMDEKIYASKLAEQKTDILAEITHEIRTPINSMIGIVDLLRTRNDLYQPKDILLLETAYSNITSTSKTINDILNLSKIDKHDTIEATHFDFREMLLEVLDNYRNQANLKQIELAHSLDESKPTIIFTDELKVRQVVSNLVSNAIKYSSKGTVTTKIYVNNHSNLVIKVSDEGNGIPENLKKNIFKKYYTENKTNKVEGGVGLGLYITKNIVSLLKGRISFQSKASQGTTFTVEIPIPGPKYRRKTTLNINRVKDLPKNLSWLIVDDNALNLLYLKQFFVLHEQVFTATNGLEALNLLDTKHVDVIVTDINMPVMTGDELLVKIRQNPAYEQMKIIATSSDNEQVKQQEELKNVKFDGILIKPFNEKKLTEIILKTLYPIFEDPEEIKQEES; translated from the coding sequence ATGCCACAAGAAGACAAATATTTAATAGAGAGAACTAATCGTAACAAGAGTATTCGCAATATCTTGTTGATATCTACTATTGGCCTTTTTATTGCTTTCTTGATTTTTTTTATCTCTTCATTTATTCAATACCGATCTATACAAACTCGAATTGAAAGAATATATAGCAGCATTAACACTGATCAAAATAGTTTTGTTACCCTACTAACGAAATTCAATGATGCTGAAAACCACTTTCGTCAATATTCCATAAATTATGACAGTGCGGATTTTTCAGATTACAACAAAAATCTAGTTTACTTAAAAAACTCCGTTGATTCATTACGTAAAGTAAGAGAAGTTGAAGAGATTATCGATCGAAATAATTCGAAAGATTCCGTAAGTTATTCTCAGTTACTTCCAAAATATCATGAATTGACTAAGAATATCGACTCACTAATCTCAACCGCAAATACGCTTGATTCATTTCATAAAACTGCAATAAACAACTCACTGTTTAATTTCCCTCAAGGCTCCATATCGGTCATAGCGGCTTTAGCGAAAACGCCAAAAGTTGTAATTAATCGAAAACCATTATTGCAGCGTATTTTTCAGTCAAAAAGAGATACGCTATATCTTGAGGAAGATGTTATTTCCGAAGACACTAAAAAAAGCTTAAGCAAAAGTTACTCTAAAATACAAACGGAATCAGAACTACGAGCACAGGGAAAACTGGATGAAATTAAAACACATTTCACCGATCTTAGACAGAAAGAACGCCTACTGTTAGCGGATAATTTTACGCTTCTGCATGCAACGAATCAGCAAATACGCTATATCCACGATCAAAGGATTAAATTTCAACGCGAGAAGTCAGATCAGGAACTGAGTACGCTTATCGCAAATACAGACACATTCAAATGGCAGATTATTATATCGCTGACCTTTGTATTTATCGTTATCTGTATTTTGGTTTACTATCAGTTCTTTACAAATTATTATGAGCAGATGCTCATGGACGAAAAAATCTATGCGTCTAAACTCGCCGAACAAAAAACGGATATCCTGGCAGAAATAACCCACGAGATCAGAACTCCGATTAACTCCATGATTGGGATCGTTGACTTACTAAGAACTCGAAATGATTTATATCAACCAAAAGATATTCTACTCTTAGAAACTGCCTATTCCAATATAACGTCCACTTCCAAGACAATCAACGATATCTTGAATTTGAGCAAAATAGATAAGCATGATACCATAGAGGCAACTCATTTCGATTTCCGAGAAATGCTCTTAGAGGTTCTCGACAACTATCGAAACCAAGCAAATCTTAAACAAATAGAACTTGCACATTCCTTAGATGAAAGCAAGCCAACAATTATATTCACTGATGAGCTAAAAGTTCGTCAGGTAGTTAGTAATTTGGTAAGTAATGCTATAAAATATTCGTCAAAAGGAACAGTAACAACAAAAATTTATGTGAATAATCATAGCAATTTGGTGATTAAGGTATCGGACGAAGGGAATGGTATTCCAGAAAATTTAAAAAAGAACATATTCAAGAAGTACTATACGGAAAACAAAACCAATAAAGTTGAAGGAGGTGTAGGACTAGGACTGTATATTACCAAAAACATTGTCAGCTTGTTAAAGGGTAGAATCTCCTTTCAATCAAAAGCAAGCCAAGGAACTACTTTTACAGTAGAAATTCCTATTCCGGGTCCAAAATATCGACGTAAAACAACCCTCAATATAAACCGAGTAAAGGACCTTCCTAAGAATTTATCATGGTTAATTGTTGACGATAATGCGCTCAATCTTTTGTATTTAAAACAATTTTTCGTGTTACATGAACAGGTTTTCACGGCAACAAACGGTTTAGAAGCATTGAATCTATTGGATACAAAACACGTCGATGTCATTGTAACCGACATCAATATGCCAGTGATGACTGGGGACGAATTACTAGTTAAAATCCGTCAGAATCCGGCTTATGAACAGATGAAAATAATTGCAACATCATCAGATAATGAGCAAGTTAAACAACAGGAAGAGCTCAAAAATGTAAAATTTGATGGTATACTAATCAAGCCATTTAACGAAAAGAAGCTCACTGAAATTATATTAAAAACGCTTTATCCAATCTTCGAGGATCCCGAAGAAATTAAACAAGAGGAATCTTAA
- the hutG gene encoding formimidoylglutamase, with product MHKMNSANLINYRPGDPTIWNGRVDGTTPDLFRWHQVVSMIDLRDDQSLDGAFVLLGFCCDEGVRRNLGRIGAKRGPEALRKVLAGLPVHFDSSVRLLDAGDVICEGEFLEECQASLTIAVNKIIRSGGFPILLGGGHEITFPHFLGIQQATGQSVGIINLDAHLDIRPLVEGKGNSGTGFYQIAEYCEGKEIDFKYLAIGIQDISNTKALFNFAHSKSVQIFHVKELHEQRIGKIIDEIIAFGRSVDSVYLTVDLDVFSAAYAPGVSAPAYRGIVPDINFDLLFSTILELPNLRSVDVAELNPAFDIDNRTAKLAADLLFKVLQK from the coding sequence ATGCATAAGATGAATAGTGCTAATTTGATTAATTATAGACCTGGCGATCCAACAATATGGAACGGAAGGGTAGATGGAACTACACCTGATTTATTTCGATGGCATCAAGTTGTTTCGATGATAGATCTGCGCGATGATCAATCCCTTGATGGAGCATTCGTATTGCTTGGTTTTTGTTGTGATGAGGGAGTTCGTCGTAATCTAGGTCGAATAGGTGCAAAACGAGGCCCTGAAGCGCTTCGAAAAGTATTGGCTGGGCTTCCAGTTCATTTTGATTCTTCAGTCCGTCTGCTTGATGCTGGAGATGTTATATGCGAGGGTGAGTTTTTGGAGGAGTGTCAAGCTAGTCTTACTATTGCGGTTAATAAAATTATAAGATCAGGTGGATTTCCAATTCTATTAGGTGGCGGTCATGAAATAACCTTTCCTCATTTTTTGGGTATTCAACAAGCAACTGGTCAATCGGTTGGAATTATAAATCTCGACGCCCATTTAGATATTCGACCATTAGTGGAGGGGAAAGGTAATTCGGGTACTGGTTTTTATCAAATAGCTGAATATTGTGAGGGAAAGGAAATCGATTTTAAATATCTAGCAATTGGCATTCAAGATATTTCCAACACAAAGGCGCTATTTAATTTTGCCCATTCCAAATCTGTGCAAATCTTCCATGTCAAGGAACTCCATGAGCAACGGATTGGGAAAATTATCGATGAGATAATCGCATTTGGGAGATCCGTTGACTCGGTGTATTTGACGGTTGATTTAGACGTTTTCTCCGCTGCCTATGCGCCAGGAGTGTCTGCTCCAGCATATCGCGGAATTGTTCCAGATATCAACTTTGATCTGTTGTTCAGTACGATTCTTGAGTTGCCAAATCTTCGTTCTGTTGATGTCGCTGAGCTTAATCCTGCTTTCGATATTGACAATAGGACAGCAAAACTGGCAGCTGATTTACTATTTAAAGTATTGCAAAAATAG
- a CDS encoding sulfurtransferase, whose amino-acid sequence MSNALISVKRAKEIIEDKAKKVVILDASIDKVGQNLDNNNLELIPDSLFLDIESKFSDKRIALPHTMIDSSTFETEARKLGIDKDSTILLYDRWGVYSSPRAWWMFKYMGVDDVYVINGGLPAWKLEGLGITNSYIDVAKVGNFESHPRTQWIVEINELKTLIGKNDIHITDARSAGRFAGTAPEPRIGLKSGHIPGSKNIPFDQVLNGIYFQPEESLKSIYANKTSTVGQNIFTCGSGITASILALGAYELGFSNLRVYDGSWSEWGSDPTSIVDQDI is encoded by the coding sequence ATGAGCAACGCATTAATTTCTGTAAAACGCGCGAAAGAAATCATAGAAGATAAAGCCAAGAAAGTGGTGATCCTTGACGCCAGTATTGATAAAGTAGGTCAGAATCTAGATAATAACAATTTAGAACTAATACCAGATTCCCTATTCCTCGATATTGAAAGCAAATTTTCTGACAAAAGAATTGCGCTACCACATACGATGATCGATTCTTCAACATTTGAAACAGAAGCTAGAAAGTTAGGAATTGACAAGGATTCTACGATCCTATTGTACGATCGTTGGGGCGTGTACTCTAGCCCTAGAGCTTGGTGGATGTTTAAATATATGGGCGTAGATGATGTATACGTTATAAATGGAGGTTTACCCGCTTGGAAGTTAGAAGGATTAGGAATAACGAATAGCTATATAGACGTTGCAAAAGTTGGGAACTTTGAATCGCATCCAAGAACACAATGGATAGTTGAAATCAACGAATTGAAAACACTTATCGGCAAGAACGATATTCATATTACTGATGCTCGAAGTGCAGGTCGGTTTGCGGGAACTGCACCTGAACCTAGAATAGGACTAAAATCAGGTCATATTCCTGGATCGAAAAACATACCATTCGATCAAGTCCTAAATGGTATATACTTCCAACCTGAAGAAAGTTTAAAGTCAATATATGCTAATAAAACATCAACAGTTGGCCAGAATATATTTACCTGTGGCTCGGGAATTACAGCATCGATACTAGCATTAGGAGCCTATGAGTTAGGTTTTAGCAATTTGCGAGTATATGACGGTTCATGGTCAGAGTGGGGATCTGATCCGACATCTATAGTCGATCAAGATATTTAA
- a CDS encoding pirin family protein, with protein MSNIDFIREETAADIGNFLVGRLLPFRQKRSIGPFVFIDHMGPACLADHENLDVGPHPHIGLSTLTYLFEGSIFHRDSLGTAMEIKPGAVNWMTAGRGVVHSERTPEYLRQKDKFLHGLQIWVALPKELEFQEPEFHHVEAEAIPSWEENSVAYKLIAGEAFGKKSPVPVHSKLYMIEIKAKEDNIIDIRGELYGESGLYILEGEISSNGSTYGPKQILITKDAHLCSFEMKGGTTVYIFGGEPFPEERFIYWNFVATSREIIEDAKLKWINHEFPKVPGDDGYVPLPTPKI; from the coding sequence ATGTCAAATATTGATTTTATTCGCGAAGAAACAGCTGCTGATATCGGCAACTTTCTAGTTGGTCGTTTATTACCCTTTCGACAGAAACGCTCAATTGGACCCTTTGTATTTATTGATCATATGGGGCCAGCATGTCTTGCAGACCATGAGAATTTAGATGTCGGCCCACATCCTCATATTGGCTTGTCGACGCTGACATATTTGTTTGAAGGTTCTATATTTCATCGAGATAGTTTAGGTACTGCCATGGAGATAAAACCTGGCGCAGTAAACTGGATGACTGCGGGAAGGGGAGTTGTTCACTCAGAACGTACACCTGAATACCTTAGACAAAAGGATAAATTTCTACATGGATTACAGATTTGGGTTGCACTTCCAAAAGAACTAGAATTCCAAGAGCCAGAATTTCATCATGTTGAAGCGGAAGCCATTCCCTCTTGGGAGGAGAATTCTGTGGCTTACAAATTAATTGCTGGAGAAGCATTCGGTAAGAAATCACCAGTCCCCGTGCACAGTAAATTGTACATGATAGAAATTAAAGCTAAAGAGGATAATATTATTGATATACGTGGCGAGTTGTATGGTGAAAGTGGCTTATACATTCTGGAGGGAGAGATTTCGAGCAATGGCTCTACGTATGGTCCAAAGCAAATTCTGATAACTAAGGATGCTCATCTTTGCTCATTTGAGATGAAAGGAGGAACTACCGTTTATATTTTTGGAGGAGAGCCTTTCCCTGAGGAGCGTTTTATTTATTGGAATTTTGTAGCTACAAGCCGAGAGATTATTGAGGATGCGAAATTGAAATGGATAAATCATGAATTTCCAAAAGTTCCAGGAGATGATGGATATGTTCCTCTACCAACGCCAAAAATTTAA
- the rpsA gene encoding 30S ribosomal protein S1, which yields MAKKQEAEKELAAKNAELQGADTKVVKDTEKIESEADSNLIDEIKSNTWSTPTGDFDWDLDEKAFGNYSDAERVKLEEQYAGTFNQINQGEIIEGIVVSINNKDVVLNIGFKSDGLVALSEFRDLPDLKVGDTVDVFVESQEDANGQLVLSRKRAKTQKSWEEINNALENDAIIDGFVKSRTKGGLIVDIKGVEAFLPGSQIDIKPIRDYDVYVGKTMEFKVVKINHEFKNVVVSHKVLIEDDLENQKSEIVAKLEKGQVLEGTVKNITDFGVFIDLGGVDGLLHITDISWGRIEHPKEVLALDQTINVVVLDFDDEKKRIALGLKQLSEHPWESLDTALEIGSKVKGKIVTVADYGAFLEIIPGVEGLIHVSEMSWSQNLRSPQEFLKVSDEIEAVILTLDREERKMSLGIKQLTPDPWQNITERYPVGSKQSAVVKNMTNFGVFVELEDGIDGLIHISDLSWSKKVNHPNEFTKVGERLDVVVLELDEDNRKLSLGHKQLEENPWDTFETIFTEGSVHEGTVIKVGDKGDIVALQYGVEGFCPNKHSVKEDGSSLKVDEVAEFKIIEFNKENKRLVISHSRIWEDAKAEARIEEFNARKKEAKAASSAVRKVKDNVEKSTLGDLDVLAQLKEQMEDNEKKSK from the coding sequence ATGGCAAAAAAACAAGAAGCAGAAAAAGAGTTAGCGGCGAAAAACGCAGAGCTACAAGGTGCTGACACAAAAGTTGTGAAAGACACTGAAAAGATTGAGTCTGAAGCAGATTCAAATTTAATCGATGAGATTAAATCGAACACTTGGAGTACTCCAACTGGAGACTTCGACTGGGATCTTGATGAAAAAGCATTCGGTAATTACAGCGATGCTGAGCGTGTTAAATTAGAAGAGCAATATGCTGGAACATTTAACCAAATCAATCAAGGCGAAATTATTGAAGGTATCGTGGTATCTATCAATAACAAAGATGTTGTTTTAAACATCGGTTTCAAATCAGACGGTCTTGTAGCATTATCTGAGTTCCGTGACTTACCTGACTTAAAAGTTGGTGATACGGTTGACGTATTTGTTGAATCGCAAGAGGATGCAAACGGACAATTAGTATTATCACGCAAACGTGCTAAAACACAAAAATCTTGGGAAGAAATCAACAATGCATTGGAAAACGATGCAATTATCGATGGTTTTGTTAAATCACGTACTAAAGGTGGTTTAATCGTTGATATTAAAGGTGTTGAAGCTTTCTTACCAGGTTCTCAAATCGACATCAAACCTATTCGTGATTACGACGTATATGTTGGTAAAACAATGGAATTCAAAGTTGTGAAAATCAACCATGAGTTCAAAAACGTTGTCGTTTCTCACAAAGTATTGATCGAAGACGATTTAGAAAACCAAAAATCTGAAATCGTAGCGAAACTAGAAAAAGGTCAAGTATTAGAAGGTACTGTTAAAAATATCACTGACTTCGGTGTGTTCATCGATTTAGGTGGTGTTGATGGTTTACTTCACATTACTGATATTTCTTGGGGCCGTATCGAGCATCCAAAAGAAGTATTGGCATTAGATCAAACTATTAACGTAGTAGTGTTAGATTTCGATGACGAGAAAAAACGTATCGCATTAGGCTTAAAACAATTATCAGAGCACCCTTGGGAATCTCTAGATACAGCGTTAGAAATCGGTTCTAAAGTTAAAGGTAAAATCGTAACAGTTGCTGATTACGGTGCTTTCTTAGAAATCATTCCTGGTGTTGAAGGATTAATCCACGTATCTGAAATGTCTTGGTCTCAAAACTTACGTTCTCCTCAAGAATTCTTGAAAGTAAGTGATGAAATCGAAGCTGTGATCTTAACATTAGATCGTGAAGAGCGTAAAATGAGCTTAGGTATCAAACAATTGACTCCAGATCCATGGCAAAACATCACTGAACGTTATCCAGTAGGTTCTAAACAATCAGCGGTTGTTAAGAACATGACTAACTTCGGTGTATTCGTAGAGCTAGAAGACGGAATCGATGGTTTAATTCACATCTCTGACCTTTCTTGGTCTAAGAAAGTTAACCACCCTAACGAATTCACTAAAGTTGGTGAGCGTTTAGACGTAGTGGTTTTAGAATTAGATGAAGACAACCGTAAGCTTTCTTTAGGTCACAAACAATTAGAAGAAAACCCTTGGGATACTTTCGAAACTATCTTCACTGAAGGATCAGTTCATGAAGGTACAGTTATCAAAGTTGGTGATAAAGGTGATATCGTAGCTTTACAATACGGTGTTGAAGGCTTCTGCCCTAACAAACACTCTGTAAAAGAAGACGGTTCTTCATTGAAAGTTGACGAAGTTGCTGAATTCAAAATCATTGAATTCAACAAAGAAAACAAACGTTTAGTTATCTCTCACTCACGTATTTGGGAAGATGCTAAAGCTGAAGCTCGTATTGAGGAGTTCAACGCTCGTAAAAAAGAAGCTAAAGCTGCATCATCTGCAGTAAGAAAAGTGAAAGATAATGTTGAAAAATCAACATTAGGTGATCTTGACGTTTTAGCTCAATTAAAAGAGCAAATGGAAGACAATGAAAAAAAATCTAAATAA
- the hutI gene encoding imidazolonepropionase codes for MKKQGKLIGPFKQLLTMASLPDKGALRDDQLEILVDVGIWTQDGQIREIDDFETLALKLGDSVELHRLEGDYIAVPGYIDCHTHIAFAGNRANDFAMRNAGSSYLEIAEAGGGIWNTVKSTRECSLEELKELTIERANQLLKQGVTTIEVKSGYGLSVSEELKSLRAIAAADQNCQADLVSTCLAAHMLPKDFSGTAEEYLTHMVNELFPILKSEGLCNRIDIFIEKTAFTADEATEYLIKAKALGFDITIHADQFSNSGSKVAVELAAISSDHLEASSDLEIAMLANSNVVAVALPAASLGLGCPFTPARRLLDAGASLAIATDWNPGSAPMGKLIASASILASKEKLSNAEIFAAVTFRAANALNLKDRGKLQVGKVADFNIYKTDNYQNITYLQGSLDPRFVWKRGELMFTK; via the coding sequence ATGAAAAAACAAGGAAAATTAATAGGTCCGTTTAAACAGTTATTGACCATGGCTAGTTTGCCTGATAAGGGCGCGCTACGCGACGATCAATTAGAAATACTCGTCGATGTTGGAATATGGACTCAGGATGGACAGATTCGCGAAATTGACGACTTTGAAACCTTAGCGTTGAAGTTAGGAGACAGTGTTGAACTGCATCGATTGGAAGGGGATTATATCGCCGTTCCGGGGTATATTGATTGTCATACTCATATTGCATTCGCTGGTAATCGTGCGAATGATTTTGCTATGCGAAATGCAGGAAGTTCTTATTTAGAAATCGCAGAAGCTGGCGGGGGTATTTGGAATACGGTTAAAAGTACACGTGAATGTTCACTAGAGGAGCTTAAAGAGTTAACGATAGAACGAGCGAATCAGCTTCTGAAGCAAGGTGTCACGACTATTGAAGTTAAGAGTGGTTATGGTCTTTCTGTTTCGGAGGAATTAAAGTCACTACGTGCAATTGCTGCTGCCGATCAAAATTGTCAAGCGGACTTAGTGAGTACCTGTTTGGCCGCTCATATGCTCCCTAAAGACTTTTCCGGAACTGCAGAGGAATATTTAACACATATGGTCAATGAATTATTCCCGATTCTAAAGTCTGAAGGTTTGTGCAATCGGATAGACATATTTATTGAGAAGACTGCTTTTACGGCTGACGAGGCGACAGAATATTTAATAAAGGCAAAAGCATTGGGCTTTGATATAACTATTCATGCTGATCAATTTAGCAACTCAGGTTCTAAGGTTGCAGTTGAGCTGGCTGCTATATCATCCGATCATTTGGAAGCTTCTTCTGATCTTGAGATAGCCATGTTGGCAAATTCGAATGTTGTTGCTGTAGCATTACCTGCGGCATCTCTTGGTCTAGGATGTCCATTTACTCCTGCGAGACGCTTATTGGATGCGGGAGCATCTTTGGCTATTGCGACTGACTGGAATCCAGGCTCTGCACCCATGGGTAAATTAATTGCGAGTGCTAGCATCTTAGCAAGCAAAGAAAAGTTGAGCAATGCAGAAATATTTGCAGCTGTTACTTTTCGTGCGGCGAATGCTTTAAATCTGAAGGATCGAGGGAAATTGCAAGTTGGTAAGGTTGCTGATTTTAATATTTATAAAACGGATAATTATCAAAATATCACTTATCTCCAAGGATCCTTAGACCCCCGTTTTGTTTGGAAGCGCGGAGAATTGATGTTTACTAAATAG
- a CDS encoding urocanate hydratase produces the protein MTELNDFQEALLQGIPTELPPAAIYDKAVSHAPKRKSVLTLAEEKLAIRNALRYFPQKWHGVLGKEFLDELRQYGRIYMYRFRPTYKMFARPINEYPAKCLQAASIMLMIQNNLDPDVAQHPYELITYGGNGAVFQNWAQYLLTMKFLSMMSNDQTLHIYSGHPMGLFPSSPFAPRVVVTNGMMIPNYSKPDDLERFNALGVTQYGQMTAGSYMYIGPQGIVHGTTITVINAFRKHLPSHETIAGKVFLTSGLGGMSGAQPKAGNIAGCITVCAEVNPVAAQKRYEQGWVDVLIRDMESLIDRVRTAISNQEVIAIAYVGNIVDVWEQFDREDIKITVGSDQTSLHNPWSGGYYPAGLSFEESNDWIAHKPNEFKLMVQESLVRHAAAINRHVAKGTYFFDYGNAFLLECSRAGADVMSANGIDFKYPSYVQDILGPMCFDYGFGPFRWVCTSGKSSDLETTDQIALKVLSDIKTSSSEEISLQMEDNIKWIKEAKQNKLVVGSQARILYTDALGRMKIAMAFNEAVRDGRLTAEVVLGRDHHDVSGTDSPYRETSNIYDGSSFTADMAIHNVIGDSFRGATWVSIHNGGGVGWGEVINGGFGLLLDGTEATEDKIRQMLFFDVNNGIARRAWARNKEAKSALATELARTPTFKVTESVLVDDNLIQQLFNA, from the coding sequence ATGACGGAACTTAACGATTTTCAAGAAGCATTGCTTCAAGGGATTCCAACAGAATTACCGCCGGCAGCTATATATGATAAAGCTGTCAGTCACGCCCCTAAACGTAAGTCAGTACTTACATTAGCCGAGGAGAAGCTGGCAATTCGAAATGCCTTACGCTATTTCCCTCAGAAATGGCATGGGGTATTGGGTAAAGAATTTTTGGATGAATTACGGCAGTATGGTCGGATTTACATGTATAGATTTCGACCTACTTATAAAATGTTCGCACGCCCGATAAATGAATATCCAGCGAAATGCTTACAAGCGGCTTCAATCATGTTGATGATTCAGAATAACTTGGATCCTGATGTGGCGCAGCATCCATACGAGTTAATTACATATGGTGGGAACGGTGCTGTGTTTCAAAACTGGGCACAATACCTGCTTACGATGAAGTTTTTGTCGATGATGTCCAACGACCAGACGCTTCATATATATAGTGGCCATCCCATGGGATTATTTCCCTCTTCTCCGTTTGCACCACGGGTGGTTGTCACGAACGGTATGATGATTCCAAACTATTCTAAGCCTGATGATTTAGAACGATTTAATGCGCTAGGCGTGACACAGTACGGTCAAATGACTGCCGGCTCCTATATGTACATTGGGCCACAAGGGATTGTTCATGGAACCACTATAACTGTGATTAATGCATTTAGGAAACATCTACCAAGTCATGAAACCATTGCTGGTAAAGTATTTTTAACTTCCGGATTGGGGGGTATGAGTGGTGCACAGCCAAAAGCCGGAAATATCGCTGGTTGTATCACCGTTTGCGCGGAAGTGAATCCCGTTGCAGCTCAAAAGCGATATGAGCAAGGCTGGGTTGATGTGCTAATCAGGGACATGGAGTCGCTGATTGATCGCGTTCGTACAGCTATTTCAAATCAAGAAGTCATTGCAATTGCCTATGTTGGGAATATCGTTGACGTTTGGGAGCAATTTGATCGTGAAGATATTAAGATTACGGTTGGATCAGATCAAACGTCTTTACATAATCCCTGGTCCGGAGGATATTATCCCGCTGGCCTTAGTTTCGAAGAATCGAATGATTGGATTGCACACAAACCGAATGAGTTTAAGTTAATGGTTCAAGAATCATTGGTACGACATGCTGCTGCAATTAATAGACATGTTGCTAAGGGGACATATTTTTTCGACTACGGGAATGCATTCCTACTAGAGTGTTCTAGGGCAGGTGCAGATGTCATGTCGGCAAATGGAATCGATTTTAAATATCCTTCTTACGTGCAGGATATACTCGGTCCTATGTGTTTTGACTACGGATTTGGACCTTTTCGTTGGGTTTGTACGTCTGGAAAGTCGAGTGATTTAGAAACGACTGATCAGATAGCCCTAAAGGTTTTATCCGACATAAAAACCAGTTCTTCAGAAGAGATTTCTCTTCAAATGGAGGATAATATTAAATGGATTAAGGAGGCAAAACAAAATAAATTAGTTGTTGGTTCGCAAGCAAGAATATTATATACCGACGCATTGGGCAGAATGAAGATTGCGATGGCATTTAATGAAGCCGTTCGCGATGGTAGATTAACGGCTGAGGTAGTTTTAGGGCGAGACCATCATGATGTTTCTGGAACGGATTCGCCGTATCGAGAAACGAGCAATATTTATGATGGTTCTAGTTTTACTGCAGACATGGCGATTCATAATGTAATCGGGGATAGCTTTCGTGGTGCAACTTGGGTTTCAATTCACAATGGTGGCGGTGTCGGTTGGGGTGAGGTAATCAATGGAGGATTTGGTCTGTTACTAGATGGCACTGAAGCAACTGAAGATAAGATTCGTCAAATGCTTTTTTTTGATGTTAACAATGGCATAGCACGCCGAGCATGGGCGCGAAATAAAGAAGCGAAGAGCGCATTGGCTACCGAGTTAGCGAGAACACCAACTTTTAAAGTTACAGAATCGGTTTTGGTAGACGATAATTTGATCCAGCAACTCTTTAATGCATAA